In Gammaproteobacteria bacterium, one DNA window encodes the following:
- a CDS encoding DUF350 domain-containing protein produces MENFINIDAITLGYYFLDFIVVVAMLAGVKLMMGLVASVSNEQSRQANPALGIAKAGAIIAIAIMLMGVLSGDISTSLLDELILILVYGVSGIFLMWLTRIVFDRISLPHISIQSEIMKGNIAAGLVDAGNMIATAIIIRAVMTWVDGSALSDIFMVLGGFLLSQILLLLATLYRSKLFVSRHPGGSIHQEIEKNNIALALRFSGYRIGVALAVTAASGMVAYIEDSLTIQAVLWFVVACIMFLLLTGAAAITRKVVLAGVDVALEVDKQKNVAVGAIEAAIYLAIGFLLAGLFA; encoded by the coding sequence ATGGAAAACTTTATCAATATTGATGCGATCACACTAGGCTATTATTTTCTTGATTTCATAGTCGTTGTTGCAATGCTGGCGGGTGTGAAATTAATGATGGGGTTGGTCGCAAGCGTTTCAAACGAACAATCCAGGCAAGCAAACCCTGCACTCGGGATCGCAAAAGCAGGAGCGATTATTGCTATTGCTATCATGCTGATGGGCGTACTTTCAGGTGATATCAGTACCAGCCTACTGGATGAGTTAATACTCATACTTGTTTATGGCGTATCTGGTATTTTTCTAATGTGGCTCACCCGCATTGTATTTGATCGAATTTCCCTGCCTCACATCTCAATTCAAAGTGAGATAATGAAAGGTAATATTGCTGCGGGACTGGTTGATGCCGGCAACATGATCGCAACAGCCATCATTATTCGCGCCGTTATGACTTGGGTCGATGGCAGTGCACTGAGTGATATTTTTATGGTTCTTGGGGGATTTTTGTTATCACAGATTCTACTGCTACTTGCTACGTTATACCGCAGTAAACTATTCGTCTCTCGTCACCCTGGCGGCTCTATTCACCAAGAGATTGAAAAGAATAACATCGCCCTCGCCTTGCGCTTTTCTGGGTATCGTATCGGTGTCGCACTGGCTGTGACGGCGGCCTCCGGCATGGTTGCTTATATTGAAGATAGCTTAACGATTCAAGCGGTACTCTGGTTTGTTGTGGCTTGCATTATGTTTCTATTATTAACGGGAGCTGCTGCTATCACTCGTAAAGTGGTCCTTGCCGGTGTTGACGTTGCTTTAGAGGTCGATAAACAAAAGAATGTTGCGGTGGGAGCCATTGAAGCTGCGATCTATCTAGCGATTGGCTTTCTCTTGGCTGGATTGTTTGCTTGA
- the pdxJ gene encoding pyridoxine 5'-phosphate synthase produces MDAVQPILLGVNIDHVATLREARGTRYPDPVQAAIEAEQAGADVITLHLREDRRHIQERDVEIFKEILQTRMNLEMAVTNEMLAIAERIQPEDCCLVPESREELTTEGGLDVLGQTSRIADACCKLQAAGVRVSLFIDADLDQIDAAANVGAPVIEIHTGHFADANNPQKRRQELERITKAVEHGKKMGLHVNAGHGLNYHNVTQIAALSDIVELNIGHAIIARALFVGLSCAVKEMKQLMYLARSL; encoded by the coding sequence GTGGATGCAGTTCAGCCTATATTGTTAGGTGTTAATATTGATCATGTTGCAACATTGCGTGAAGCTCGGGGGACACGATACCCAGACCCTGTACAGGCAGCAATAGAGGCCGAGCAAGCGGGTGCAGACGTTATTACTCTACACTTGCGTGAAGATCGTCGTCATATTCAAGAGCGTGATGTAGAAATATTTAAAGAAATTTTACAAACACGAATGAACCTTGAAATGGCAGTGACGAATGAAATGCTTGCCATTGCTGAACGTATTCAACCTGAGGACTGCTGCCTTGTTCCTGAAAGTCGTGAAGAGCTTACGACTGAAGGTGGTCTGGACGTATTAGGGCAAACATCACGCATCGCCGATGCGTGCTGTAAATTACAAGCAGCAGGTGTGCGGGTATCCCTTTTTATTGATGCAGATCTTGATCAAATTGATGCCGCAGCAAATGTGGGCGCACCGGTGATTGAAATTCATACGGGGCACTTTGCTGATGCAAATAATCCACAAAAACGTCGCCAAGAGCTTGAACGTATCACTAAAGCGGTAGAACATGGAAAAAAAATGGGCTTGCACGTCAATGCAGGCCACGGTTTGAACTATCATAATGTGACCCAGATTGCAGCGTTATCTGATATTGTTGAATTAAATATTGGTCATGCAATTATTGCACGTGCTCTGTTTGTTGGGCTTTCTTGTGCGGTTAAAGAGATGAAGCAGCTCATGTATCTGGCGCGGAGTCTGTGA
- a CDS encoding DHH family phosphoesterase translates to MKYCDVFNGDADGICALQQLRLESPQASQLVTGVKRDIALLNRVDADAGDFVTVLDISLDKNRGSLLRLLNTGVKVQYFDHHFAGDIPENERLDAMINPSSDVCTSILVNQYLNGKFSDWAVVGAYGDNLAVTAEQVGKSLNSEQKILLRQLGECMNYNAYGASLDDLHFTPTVLFNLIRPYESPFEFIEKESDAYKSLCDGYRQDMQKAENIKMMKADDAHAVLLFPNEVWARRVSGVYANKLASENPNRAHALLTERSDGGYLVSVRAPFSNKDGADLLCRSFPTGGGRKAAAGINNLPENMLNEFLEQFKRAYI, encoded by the coding sequence ATGAAATATTGCGATGTATTTAATGGTGATGCGGATGGTATTTGTGCTCTGCAACAGCTCAGACTGGAAAGCCCACAGGCAAGTCAGCTTGTAACAGGTGTAAAAAGAGATATTGCGTTACTGAATCGTGTTGATGCAGACGCGGGTGATTTTGTAACTGTATTGGATATCTCGCTGGATAAGAATAGGGGAAGTTTATTAAGGCTATTAAATACAGGTGTCAAAGTTCAATACTTTGACCATCATTTTGCCGGTGACATTCCTGAAAATGAGCGTCTGGATGCAATGATTAATCCATCTTCAGATGTTTGTACCAGCATACTTGTCAATCAATATTTAAATGGAAAGTTTTCTGATTGGGCCGTCGTTGGAGCATATGGGGATAACCTGGCTGTAACGGCAGAGCAAGTAGGTAAGTCACTAAATAGCGAACAAAAAATTCTACTCCGCCAGTTGGGAGAGTGTATGAACTATAATGCATACGGAGCTTCATTAGATGATCTGCATTTTACGCCGACTGTATTATTTAATTTGATTCGGCCTTATGAGTCACCTTTTGAGTTTATTGAAAAAGAGTCAGATGCTTATAAAAGCTTGTGTGATGGTTATCGCCAGGATATGCAGAAGGCTGAAAATATCAAAATGATGAAAGCCGATGATGCACATGCTGTTTTACTATTTCCTAATGAAGTTTGGGCGCGACGTGTGAGTGGTGTTTATGCCAACAAACTTGCAAGTGAAAATCCAAATCGGGCTCATGCACTGCTCACTGAGCGAAGTGACGGTGGTTATCTTGTCAGTGTCAGAGCCCCTTTTTCAAATAAGGATGGTGCTGATTTGTTATGCCGCAGTTTTCCAACGGGAGGCGGACGTAAAGCTGCTGCGGGTATTAATAATTTACCTGAAAATATGCTGAATGAATTTCTGGAACAATTTAAGCGAGCCTATATTTAG
- a CDS encoding ATP/GTP-binding protein yields MSNYKIIFTGPVGAGKSTAIAALSDVPPVTTDEQASDMTKELKPTTTVAMDYGVMKLGGDECIHLYGTPGQERFNFMWDILSEGGLGLVLLLNNARNDPFLDLHFFMNSFKGFIEQTKVVIGVTQVDLASHPRIDDYHTELQKMNLNVPVFSVDARQRDDVSIMVQALLYSLDPGLGG; encoded by the coding sequence ATGAGCAACTATAAAATAATATTCACAGGCCCAGTCGGTGCGGGTAAAAGTACTGCAATCGCAGCTTTGAGTGATGTTCCTCCTGTGACGACAGATGAACAGGCCAGTGATATGACAAAAGAGCTGAAACCAACCACCACAGTCGCGATGGATTATGGTGTGATGAAGCTTGGTGGAGATGAGTGTATTCATCTCTATGGTACGCCCGGCCAGGAAAGATTCAATTTTATGTGGGATATTCTTAGCGAAGGAGGGTTGGGATTGGTGTTATTGCTTAATAATGCACGTAATGACCCTTTTTTGGATTTGCACTTTTTCATGAACTCATTCAAAGGCTTTATTGAGCAGACAAAGGTTGTCATTGGTGTGACCCAGGTGGATTTGGCATCACATCCGCGAATTGATGATTATCATACTGAGTTGCAGAAAATGAATTTAAATGTTCCGGTATTTTCTGTTGATGCGCGTCAACGTGATGACGTTTCAATTATGGTGCAGGCACTGCTTTATTCACTAGATCCTGGGCTGGGGGGGTAA
- a CDS encoding SLC13 family permease, whose amino-acid sequence MMWEAWFTLSVIALCFGILSLTRLAPDMVLVGGLTLLLLSGVLTPQAALIGLSNEGMVTIGMLYVVAAGVRETGAINSFVPTLLGQPKSLQHAQSRLMAPVAVMSAFMNNTPVVAMLIPVVSEWAKKYQFAVSKLMIPLSYAAIAGGTCTLIGTSTNLVVNGLLVSETDHASLGMFEIAWVGVPVVIAVMLFVLLFSRWLLPERQSAIAQLANSRSYIVEMLVEEGSSLAGKSINDAGLRNLPGMYLMEIDREGHIMPAVSSYEHLKENDRLIFTGVVESVVDLHKIRGLTPATDQVFKLNSPRTDRSLVEAVVSDSCPLVGKSIREGRFRTRYNAAIIAVARNGEHINEKIGDIVLRPGDTLLLECHHSFADQEKNSKDFFLVSKIEDSTPPRHEKSAIALVILIGMVACATFNILSMLEASMLAAGLMILTGCVSASSARRNVDWMVLIVIAASFGIGQAMQVSGAAEQIAQLLISFTAGNPWVALSMIFLITAIFTAMITNNAAAVLMFPIALQTAQNLDVNYMPFLIAIMVAASASFATPIGYQTNLMVMGPGGYQFKDYLKIGIPLTIIVGAITILIAPLVWPF is encoded by the coding sequence ATGATGTGGGAAGCCTGGTTCACGTTAAGTGTTATTGCGCTCTGTTTTGGTATCCTGAGCTTGACACGACTGGCACCAGATATGGTGCTGGTCGGTGGGTTAACACTTCTTTTATTAAGTGGTGTGCTGACACCACAAGCAGCGCTGATTGGTCTTTCAAATGAAGGTATGGTTACGATTGGAATGTTGTATGTCGTTGCCGCAGGAGTGCGGGAAACTGGCGCAATAAACTCATTTGTTCCGACTCTTTTAGGTCAGCCGAAATCACTTCAACATGCACAAAGCCGATTGATGGCTCCCGTTGCCGTGATGAGTGCTTTCATGAACAATACACCTGTTGTTGCCATGTTAATTCCTGTCGTGAGTGAATGGGCGAAAAAATACCAGTTTGCCGTTTCCAAGCTCATGATTCCTCTGAGTTATGCAGCCATTGCAGGTGGAACTTGTACGCTGATCGGTACCAGCACTAATCTGGTGGTCAATGGTTTATTAGTTTCGGAGACTGATCATGCCAGCTTGGGAATGTTTGAAATTGCCTGGGTGGGCGTGCCTGTTGTAATTGCCGTGATGTTATTCGTTTTGTTGTTTAGCCGATGGCTATTACCTGAGCGCCAGTCTGCAATTGCCCAACTGGCTAATTCTCGCTCTTACATTGTCGAAATGTTGGTGGAGGAAGGTAGTTCGCTTGCAGGAAAAAGTATCAATGATGCTGGATTGCGTAATCTGCCTGGTATGTATTTGATGGAAATTGATCGTGAAGGTCATATTATGCCGGCTGTTTCCTCTTATGAGCATTTAAAAGAGAATGATCGACTGATTTTTACAGGGGTTGTAGAGTCTGTCGTTGATTTACACAAAATTCGAGGGTTAACACCTGCAACGGATCAGGTCTTTAAATTAAACTCTCCACGTACTGATCGGTCACTGGTTGAAGCTGTTGTTTCAGATAGTTGCCCTTTGGTTGGAAAAAGTATTCGTGAAGGGCGGTTTCGTACAAGATATAATGCAGCAATCATTGCTGTTGCCCGTAATGGTGAGCACATTAATGAAAAAATTGGTGATATTGTACTGCGCCCAGGTGATACTTTGTTACTAGAATGCCACCACTCATTTGCTGATCAGGAAAAAAACTCAAAAGACTTCTTTCTTGTCAGTAAAATAGAAGATTCAACTCCGCCTCGACATGAAAAATCTGCGATTGCTTTAGTAATTCTCATTGGTATGGTGGCTTGTGCAACGTTTAACATCCTGAGTATGCTGGAAGCCTCAATGTTAGCCGCAGGTTTGATGATATTGACAGGCTGTGTTTCCGCATCAAGTGCCAGGCGTAATGTTGACTGGATGGTTTTAATCGTTATTGCGGCTTCGTTTGGAATCGGGCAAGCAATGCAAGTCAGCGGAGCCGCTGAGCAAATAGCGCAACTTCTCATCTCTTTTACAGCAGGAAACCCTTGGGTTGCGTTAAGCATGATATTTTTGATTACCGCAATATTTACGGCCATGATCACAAATAATGCTGCGGCTGTATTAATGTTTCCAATTGCATTGCAAACGGCGCAGAACCTTGATGTGAACTACATGCCTTTTTTAATTGCCATTATGGTGGCTGCATCGGCAAGCTTTGCGACACCTATTGGTTACCAAACAAACTTAATGGTGATGGGCCCTGGCGGCTATCAATTTAAAGATTATCTAAAAATTGGTATTCCTTTAACAATAATAGTTGGAGCGATTACCATACTTATCGCACCCTTGGTCTGGCCTTTTTAA
- a CDS encoding GNAT family N-acetyltransferase — MTNRRSCLVFSGKHEWCQDNAKKLLDDSGFSSTLWVSDSPPDGVNTLTNKQAKKVLGQEFDAVVVDAWSGLNPDVLGAVAGTVHGGGVLVLLVPKLSEWPLFNDPEYTRLINIPYQTTDIKGRFLKRFSHVIASDSNITLLKQERNQLLSSALPALHKKSNKVTSRTADQQRAIDAVIKVATGRRRRPIVLNADRGRGKSAALGMASAELFQQGVQRIIVTAPRKEAVAILFEHAASLFPEPATKLVFIPPDELCQSKPQTDLLLVDEAAAIPVPMLENLLKKYSRIVFSTTVHGYEGTGRGFFLRFHKILDQRTPGWKTVHLKQPVRFDENDPVERFIFRALMLDASYAPIDQVDRASPSNSIVERINRDELVNDESMLSQLFGLLVFAHYRTRPNDLRHLLDAPNLSVYVLRHEGFIVATALVSQEGGLDGILSKAIYEGHRRVQGHLIPQSLAAHAGLVNAPELKCARIMRIAVHPELHGRGLGTQLLSEVTKMAKVEGFDYIGASFGATCELIRFWGNSDYHPVHLGLKREHVSGSHAVMVLKPLTSKGESLYQQARQKLSICFPHLLSESLCDLEPEIASMLMFNLVKNKVCIKDQIDCEEWRDIKAFAFSKRGYEVTLLPLWKLTVCVLTESKGHGLLNDMQRSLLVTKVLQKRRWSEVVSLLNLQGRAQAIEMLRQTIADLCAAISSKQSSQEKANR, encoded by the coding sequence ATGACGAATCGCCGCTCTTGTCTGGTTTTTTCTGGTAAACATGAGTGGTGTCAGGATAATGCAAAAAAGCTGCTTGATGATTCAGGTTTTTCTTCTACATTATGGGTGTCAGATAGCCCGCCTGATGGCGTGAATACGCTCACTAATAAGCAAGCAAAAAAAGTGTTAGGCCAAGAATTTGATGCAGTTGTTGTGGATGCTTGGTCGGGTCTGAATCCAGATGTTTTAGGCGCTGTTGCGGGTACGGTACATGGTGGTGGAGTGCTCGTATTATTGGTGCCAAAATTGAGTGAATGGCCACTGTTTAATGACCCTGAATATACGCGTCTTATAAATATTCCTTATCAAACAACTGATATTAAAGGACGTTTTTTAAAGCGCTTTTCTCATGTGATTGCCAGTGATTCAAATATAACATTGTTAAAACAAGAGAGAAACCAACTATTAAGCAGCGCGCTTCCCGCCTTACATAAAAAGAGTAATAAAGTAACAAGTCGAACAGCGGATCAACAACGAGCTATAGATGCCGTGATCAAGGTAGCAACAGGTCGTCGTCGCCGTCCCATTGTTTTAAATGCAGATCGTGGGCGCGGTAAATCAGCTGCATTAGGGATGGCATCAGCAGAGCTATTTCAGCAAGGCGTGCAACGTATTATTGTCACTGCACCGCGTAAAGAGGCCGTAGCGATACTCTTTGAACATGCCGCTTCACTATTTCCAGAACCAGCAACAAAGCTGGTCTTTATACCCCCTGACGAATTATGTCAATCAAAACCACAGACTGATCTGTTGTTGGTTGATGAAGCGGCGGCAATTCCGGTGCCAATGCTGGAAAATCTATTGAAAAAATATTCCAGAATTGTTTTTTCAACGACTGTTCACGGTTATGAAGGAACCGGTCGGGGCTTTTTTTTACGCTTTCATAAAATATTGGATCAACGTACACCAGGATGGAAAACAGTTCATTTAAAGCAGCCCGTTCGCTTTGATGAAAATGATCCTGTTGAGCGATTTATTTTTCGGGCTTTAATGTTAGACGCATCTTATGCGCCTATAGATCAGGTGGATAGGGCAAGTCCAAGCAACTCTATTGTTGAACGCATTAATCGTGATGAGCTGGTGAATGATGAAAGCATGCTTTCCCAACTGTTTGGACTGCTTGTATTCGCACACTACCGAACACGACCCAATGATTTACGCCATCTACTGGATGCGCCCAATTTATCGGTTTATGTGTTGCGCCATGAAGGTTTTATTGTGGCAACAGCACTGGTGTCACAAGAAGGCGGTTTAGATGGCATATTAAGCAAAGCAATTTACGAAGGTCATCGTCGAGTACAAGGACATCTTATACCGCAATCACTGGCTGCACATGCAGGGCTTGTTAATGCGCCTGAACTGAAGTGTGCACGTATTATGCGTATTGCTGTTCATCCAGAGTTGCATGGGCGAGGGCTTGGAACGCAGCTGCTTTCCGAAGTTACAAAAATGGCAAAAGTTGAAGGCTTTGATTATATCGGAGCCAGCTTCGGCGCAACTTGTGAACTTATTCGGTTTTGGGGAAATTCTGATTATCATCCCGTTCATTTGGGGTTGAAACGAGAGCATGTGAGCGGCAGTCATGCTGTGATGGTATTAAAACCATTAACAAGTAAAGGGGAAAGCTTATATCAACAAGCACGTCAGAAGTTGTCCATCTGCTTTCCTCACTTGCTGTCAGAATCTTTGTGTGACTTAGAGCCTGAAATTGCTTCAATGTTGATGTTCAATCTGGTAAAAAATAAAGTTTGTATAAAAGACCAGATTGATTGTGAAGAGTGGCGTGATATAAAAGCATTTGCTTTTTCCAAACGTGGCTATGAAGTCACACTGTTGCCATTATGGAAATTGACTGTCTGCGTATTAACCGAATCAAAAGGTCATGGTTTATTAAACGATATGCAACGCTCTCTACTTGTGACAAAAGTTTTGCAAAAGAGGAGATGGTCTGAAGTAGTATCGCTATTAAATTTGCAAGGGCGTGCCCAAGCGATTGAGATGTTACGTCAAACGATTGCTGATTTATGCGCAGCTATTTCAAGCAAACAATCCAGCCAAGAGAAAGCCAATCGCTAG
- a CDS encoding DUF349 domain-containing protein yields the protein MNIFSRFLTPKWKHKKLEVRKQAVLELIPGKKESQIIYSQVAQNDPGSELRIIAVRRLRFIDVVQKVANDGHDSRVKSVASRRLHQLLTGENVDIEACFEIIQKTTDEKLLEHVAKSSSQLKLKQAALDRIERQAFLGDLAINDDNASIRMAALQKIMQRSTLARVAKKSRTTDKKISTLAKERVAVLVAEEERPERLKAEAKQCAKDLSLLIQVNKKNREWQQTKSRYESLLSTWHGLEAEWSDAKNYGVWNEQLDERFTELCNEYASSLAIQNEKEAEKRAYEAEHAPMRAVIVELCETLETIASDYSGKSSPEPDDAKVIEQYLRSANIQWKELQNKAPEDVALYSARFEQVCEKLNIYQKGIELHTESKYKALNLLENISTENNNQHLNIRNIKSLEKRWSELPRPLDYKLERSLIDLVTAGFQTLHEKFKQQETECKESALLFESLVIEIGTTLDNGEVRHAAKLVNQGRKILEKIPEKSLKLLVDHDKKQRFQRYSAELNELKNWHDWSSLPVKERLCQEMEQLAVEVEKNQENPDYDLGEVARLVKVARDEWKTTGASDDKKFWERFNDACHRAYEPCKGYFNAQSQQREQSLKQKEAVCEGLEKYADLQKIQVEQGSIDWAAAEKIIRAAQQEWHEAGFVDRKYLKTINSRFRKVMNQLRRATKNNRIENKNKKLELIKQSEDVRTKLNEEEIDIQQAILQIKQIQAVWKIVGNALDDRALWKDLRVICDDIFDRRDEKNEAAHQEQLNNLTAKEILCDEISSLAKNDVELIQVEVEKFQDLKDKWQQLGAVPKKEFKSSSQRFESVCEQFEVNYNNYIKNQKKIKKEQLKLKHKICSDLEKLLGEVVSANIEKADLEDKILAIDEQWNALESQSSAIDAAIVMRYENTKSSLDRHKVGEDITADIDAYCQSNQLAKEKLCLRLEVLAGVPSPEEVKLERMQYQVAILADEMKNSEPKDKNSTRLEIEHSWYAVGLVPDELNRQLEKRFFTVLENF from the coding sequence ATGAATATATTTAGCCGATTTTTAACTCCAAAATGGAAGCACAAGAAGCTTGAGGTTCGTAAGCAAGCAGTTCTTGAGCTGATTCCGGGGAAAAAAGAGTCCCAGATTATTTATTCGCAAGTGGCACAAAATGACCCTGGAAGTGAGTTACGGATCATCGCTGTTCGAAGGCTCAGGTTCATTGATGTTGTGCAGAAAGTTGCAAATGATGGCCACGATAGCCGAGTGAAATCGGTTGCGAGTCGACGACTTCATCAACTGTTGACAGGTGAAAATGTTGATATAGAAGCGTGTTTTGAAATTATTCAAAAAACAACAGATGAAAAGTTACTGGAACACGTTGCAAAATCAAGCAGTCAACTCAAACTAAAGCAAGCGGCTCTTGATCGTATTGAGCGCCAAGCATTTTTGGGTGATTTAGCCATTAATGATGATAATGCTTCAATACGTATGGCGGCATTGCAAAAAATTATGCAGCGCTCTACTTTGGCGAGAGTGGCAAAAAAGAGTCGTACAACAGATAAAAAAATAAGTACGCTCGCTAAAGAACGTGTTGCTGTATTGGTCGCAGAAGAGGAACGCCCCGAGCGTCTTAAAGCTGAAGCAAAGCAGTGTGCGAAAGATCTTTCATTGTTAATACAGGTTAATAAAAAAAATAGGGAGTGGCAGCAAACGAAGAGTCGCTATGAAAGTTTGCTCTCAACTTGGCATGGGCTGGAAGCGGAGTGGAGTGATGCGAAAAACTATGGGGTATGGAATGAACAGTTAGATGAGAGGTTCACAGAGCTGTGTAATGAATACGCTTCATCACTCGCTATACAGAATGAAAAAGAAGCTGAAAAGCGTGCTTATGAAGCTGAACATGCGCCGATGAGAGCAGTGATCGTTGAGTTGTGTGAAACGTTGGAAACGATAGCTTCAGATTACTCAGGGAAATCTTCACCTGAGCCTGATGATGCGAAGGTTATTGAGCAGTATTTGAGGTCAGCTAATATACAGTGGAAAGAACTGCAAAATAAAGCACCAGAAGATGTGGCACTGTACAGCGCTCGTTTTGAGCAGGTTTGTGAAAAATTAAATATTTATCAAAAAGGAATCGAGCTTCATACAGAGTCAAAATATAAAGCTCTGAATTTATTAGAAAATATTTCTACTGAAAATAACAATCAGCACTTAAATATTCGCAACATTAAAAGTCTGGAAAAACGATGGAGCGAATTACCTAGGCCTCTTGATTATAAGTTGGAGCGTTCACTGATAGATTTAGTGACAGCCGGTTTTCAAACACTTCATGAAAAATTCAAACAACAGGAAACTGAATGTAAAGAGAGTGCTCTTCTATTTGAATCATTAGTGATTGAGATCGGGACGACACTGGATAATGGGGAAGTGCGACATGCGGCCAAATTAGTCAACCAGGGACGAAAAATACTGGAAAAAATACCCGAAAAGAGCTTGAAATTACTAGTTGATCACGATAAAAAGCAGCGCTTTCAAAGATATTCTGCGGAGCTGAATGAGCTAAAAAATTGGCATGATTGGTCGAGCCTTCCTGTTAAAGAGCGTCTTTGTCAAGAGATGGAGCAGCTTGCAGTTGAAGTCGAAAAAAATCAGGAAAACCCCGATTATGATTTGGGTGAAGTGGCTCGTTTAGTGAAAGTAGCCCGCGATGAATGGAAAACGACAGGTGCCAGTGATGATAAAAAGTTTTGGGAACGTTTTAATGATGCTTGTCACCGTGCTTATGAGCCTTGCAAAGGCTATTTTAATGCTCAATCGCAGCAGCGCGAGCAAAGCTTAAAACAAAAAGAGGCAGTTTGTGAAGGTTTGGAAAAATATGCTGACTTGCAAAAAATACAGGTTGAGCAAGGAAGCATTGACTGGGCTGCAGCAGAAAAAATTATCCGTGCAGCACAACAAGAGTGGCATGAAGCTGGCTTTGTTGATCGCAAATACCTTAAAACGATTAACAGTCGTTTTCGTAAAGTGATGAATCAATTACGTCGTGCCACAAAAAACAATCGGATTGAGAATAAAAATAAAAAATTAGAGTTAATCAAACAGTCTGAAGACGTGCGAACAAAATTGAATGAAGAAGAAATTGATATACAGCAAGCTATTCTTCAGATTAAACAAATTCAAGCGGTGTGGAAAATTGTTGGTAATGCATTAGATGACAGAGCTCTTTGGAAAGATTTACGTGTTATTTGTGATGATATATTCGATCGTCGTGATGAAAAAAATGAGGCAGCACATCAAGAGCAGTTGAATAATTTGACAGCAAAAGAGATTTTATGTGATGAAATTTCATCTTTAGCAAAGAACGATGTGGAGTTGATTCAAGTCGAGGTCGAAAAATTTCAAGATTTAAAAGATAAGTGGCAACAGTTAGGTGCTGTGCCTAAAAAAGAGTTTAAATCATCCAGCCAACGCTTTGAAAGTGTATGCGAGCAATTTGAAGTAAATTATAATAACTATATTAAAAATCAAAAGAAAATTAAAAAAGAACAACTGAAATTAAAACACAAAATATGCAGCGACCTTGAAAAACTATTAGGAGAAGTCGTGAGTGCCAATATTGAGAAAGCTGATTTAGAAGATAAAATATTAGCGATTGATGAACAATGGAACGCACTCGAAAGCCAGAGCTCAGCTATTGATGCCGCGATAGTCATGCGTTATGAAAATACAAAATCTTCTCTTGATAGGCATAAAGTTGGTGAGGATATCACTGCTGATATTGATGCGTATTGCCAATCAAATCAGTTAGCAAAAGAGAAGCTCTGTTTACGTTTGGAGGTTCTTGCTGGCGTTCCGTCGCCGGAAGAGGTCAAGCTGGAACGAATGCAGTATCAAGTGGCTATTCTGGCGGATGAGATGAAAAATAGTGAACCAAAAGATAAAAACTCTACACGCTTGGAGATTGAACACTCTTGGTATGCAGTAGGTTTGGTACCCGATGAACTTAATAGGCAACTGGAAAAGCGGTTTTTTACTGTTTTGGAAAATTTTTAA
- the acpS gene encoding holo-ACP synthase: protein MEKIFKRFGRKFSQRILTPNELLNMEQTAQPARFLAKRFAAKEASAKAFGTGFRDGLSLPHIGVSNNKNGKPLLEFFGQAEQFMINYKISNTQLSLSDDGDYAIAFVIFYSSP, encoded by the coding sequence ATGGAGAAAATATTCAAGCGTTTTGGCAGGAAATTTTCTCAACGTATATTGACACCGAATGAGCTTTTAAATATGGAGCAGACGGCACAACCTGCAAGGTTTTTAGCGAAGCGTTTTGCTGCTAAAGAAGCTTCAGCCAAGGCTTTTGGTACAGGTTTTAGGGATGGGCTTTCTTTACCTCATATAGGTGTTTCAAATAATAAAAATGGTAAACCATTGCTTGAATTTTTCGGGCAGGCAGAGCAGTTTATGATTAATTATAAAATTAGTAATACACAATTAAGTCTTTCTGATGATGGCGATTATGCCATTGCATTTGTAATTTTTTATAGCTCACCTTGA
- a CDS encoding roadblock/LC7 domain-containing protein, producing the protein MREEMISSILSDLNGTSADIEASAVISTDGLMIAALLPSGMDEDRVGAMSAAMLSLGDRTAQELARGSLEQVMIKGNQGYVLMTHSGEDAVLSVLAKPNARLGLIFLDVKRAAENITKLL; encoded by the coding sequence ATGCGTGAAGAAATGATTTCGTCAATTCTCAGCGATTTAAATGGAACTTCAGCCGATATTGAGGCTTCAGCTGTTATTTCTACTGATGGTTTAATGATTGCCGCACTGTTGCCGAGTGGCATGGATGAAGATCGTGTTGGCGCAATGTCGGCCGCCATGCTCTCTTTAGGTGATCGAACGGCTCAAGAGTTAGCCCGGGGGAGTCTGGAACAAGTTATGATAAAGGGTAATCAAGGCTATGTTTTGATGACTCACTCTGGAGAAGATGCTGTTCTATCTGTACTTGCTAAACCGAATGCCAGATTAGGTCTGATTTTTCTTGACGTAAAAAGAGCCGCCGAGAATATTACTAAATTACTTTAA